One Psychrobacillus glaciei genomic region harbors:
- the flgL gene encoding flagellar hook-associated protein FlgL, giving the protein MRITQSMLSTNMLRNLSNSYNKMATLQEQINTGKKITRPSQDPVVAIKGIGYRTDLGKVEQYQRNLGEVNNWLDSSDDALDKVGLALKRVQELVTDAANDTKTPEDRDKIKNEITQIKAQIRDLANTKVGDKYIFSGTKTLSPLYDSNGSILGETGVDGAVNIEVYDGVEIKVNTNGKTMFEDIDKMMENIESSLDSSKVPVATGADIGKYLEDINKNQDSVLGARADIGARQNRVEMMEDRLGAQEIIVTKQLSANEDIDYEKAITEMITQESIHRAALSVGARIIQPSLVDFLR; this is encoded by the coding sequence ATGCGCATAACGCAATCAATGCTTTCGACTAATATGCTTCGTAATTTGTCTAATAGTTATAACAAAATGGCAACATTACAAGAACAGATTAACACGGGAAAAAAAATTACTAGGCCTTCCCAGGATCCGGTAGTAGCTATAAAAGGTATCGGGTACCGTACAGATTTAGGAAAAGTAGAACAATATCAACGTAATCTTGGAGAAGTGAACAACTGGTTAGATAGTTCAGATGATGCGCTTGATAAAGTTGGATTAGCACTAAAACGTGTACAAGAATTAGTAACGGATGCTGCGAACGATACAAAAACTCCTGAAGATCGAGATAAGATAAAAAATGAAATAACTCAAATAAAAGCACAAATTCGTGATTTAGCCAATACGAAAGTTGGAGATAAATATATTTTCTCCGGAACAAAGACATTATCACCACTATACGACAGCAACGGATCTATATTAGGAGAAACTGGGGTCGATGGTGCCGTTAATATTGAAGTTTACGATGGGGTAGAAATCAAAGTAAATACAAATGGTAAAACAATGTTTGAAGATATTGATAAGATGATGGAAAATATTGAATCATCCCTAGATAGTTCAAAAGTTCCGGTAGCAACAGGAGCGGATATCGGAAAATACTTAGAAGATATTAATAAAAATCAAGATTCAGTCTTAGGTGCCCGTGCAGACATCGGAGCACGTCAAAATCGTGTAGAAATGATGGAAGACAGACTAGGCGCACAAGAAATTATTGTAACAAAACAACTTTCCGCTAACGAAGATATCGATTATGAAAAAGCTATCACTGAAATGATCACACAAGAATCAATTCACCGTGCAGCACTCTCAGTGGGTGCCCGAATCATTCAACCAAGCTTAGTAGACTTTTTACGATAA
- the csrA gene encoding carbon storage regulator CsrA has protein sequence MLVLSRKAGETIWIGEDVEIVISEVKGEQVKIGIRAPRSIDVIRGELREDVSNSNTEAVLKNLDIFKQK, from the coding sequence ATGCTAGTTCTTTCACGCAAAGCAGGAGAAACAATTTGGATTGGGGAAGACGTGGAAATCGTAATCTCTGAAGTAAAAGGAGAACAAGTAAAAATAGGCATCCGAGCACCAAGGAGCATTGACGTTATCCGTGGGGAATTAAGAGAAGATGTGTCTAATTCGAATACAGAAGCAGTGCTTAAAAACTTGGACATATTTAAACAAAAGTAA
- a CDS encoding HAMP domain-containing methyl-accepting chemotaxis protein, which produces MKWTIGKKMWMGFSAILCLLIVVSVITIWTMIDTSSRYRFLLDDRVMKINIAKDIVIAQKDTTRELMDYLLFNTDAAKKGIIENETLAKELAQEFRSNLFSTETIVMMDDFDKKMNMFSKINDDLIAAKMDNNSLKINKLTAEAKTVSANMLKILKELEQFMQDDMDKTRADLNKYETGATNFVIGMSIVGVLLGIVLAYFISRSISRPVKKVTAGLAEIADGNLLIEPIIIKNKDEVGDMATAFNRMSNDLREIVASVRDSSMQLASNAEELSATTEESLASSQMVAKSAEEQMVTSEQQVRHMDSSVQAMTELTQGVGQISISNEEMLYAADDVQKLVKKGSGVVREVTTQMNTIHTTFVDTTMIMHDMAKHSDEIQSITSLITAISEQTNLLALNAAIEAARAGEYGKGFAVVAEEVRKLAEQSKNSATQIASMVQVIQSASNDAVKAITAGEIKVDEGLSKTNESMDVFKEIETAVGEVGIKVESVSAAIEQIQAMAESVSEGSLEVQRLAAIAADGANDTSAATEEQLAANEEITANAQSLTDLAETLQNNVSHFKI; this is translated from the coding sequence ATGAAGTGGACCATCGGCAAAAAAATGTGGATGGGATTTTCTGCTATTTTATGCTTATTAATTGTTGTTTCCGTAATAACAATTTGGACAATGATCGATACTAGTAGTAGATATCGATTTTTATTGGATGATCGAGTAATGAAAATTAATATTGCCAAAGATATTGTAATAGCTCAAAAGGATACAACGAGAGAGTTAATGGACTATTTGTTATTTAATACAGATGCAGCGAAAAAAGGCATTATAGAGAATGAAACATTAGCAAAAGAACTAGCACAAGAGTTCAGAAGTAATTTATTTTCTACTGAAACAATTGTAATGATGGATGACTTTGATAAGAAAATGAATATGTTTTCAAAAATAAATGATGATCTCATTGCGGCCAAAATGGATAATAACTCTTTGAAAATTAATAAGCTCACTGCAGAGGCGAAAACGGTTAGTGCCAACATGCTGAAAATTTTAAAAGAGTTGGAGCAATTTATGCAAGATGATATGGATAAAACGAGAGCAGATTTAAATAAGTATGAAACAGGTGCTACCAATTTTGTCATTGGTATGTCCATCGTAGGAGTGCTATTAGGGATTGTTTTAGCTTATTTTATAAGTAGAAGTATTTCACGACCAGTAAAAAAAGTCACTGCGGGATTGGCAGAGATTGCAGATGGGAACTTATTGATAGAACCAATTATCATTAAAAATAAAGATGAAGTAGGAGACATGGCAACTGCATTTAATAGGATGTCCAATGATCTTCGTGAGATAGTAGCAAGCGTAAGAGATTCTTCTATGCAGCTTGCATCGAACGCCGAGGAGTTATCCGCAACTACGGAGGAAAGTCTTGCCTCTTCTCAAATGGTGGCAAAGTCTGCTGAGGAACAAATGGTTACAAGTGAGCAACAAGTACGTCATATGGATTCTTCTGTCCAAGCGATGACTGAACTGACTCAAGGAGTTGGACAAATTTCTATTAGCAATGAAGAAATGTTATATGCTGCAGATGATGTACAAAAATTGGTAAAAAAAGGTTCTGGAGTAGTGCGAGAGGTAACTACCCAAATGAATACAATTCATACAACATTTGTTGATACGACAATGATTATGCATGATATGGCGAAGCATTCGGATGAAATTCAAAGCATAACTTCGCTCATTACAGCTATTTCCGAACAAACGAACTTACTTGCTTTAAATGCAGCTATCGAAGCAGCACGAGCTGGTGAGTATGGGAAAGGATTTGCTGTTGTTGCAGAAGAAGTGCGTAAACTTGCAGAGCAATCGAAAAACTCGGCAACGCAAATCGCTTCAATGGTTCAAGTTATTCAATCTGCTTCTAATGATGCGGTAAAAGCGATCACAGCTGGCGAAATTAAAGTGGATGAGGGACTTTCCAAAACAAATGAATCGATGGACGTATTTAAAGAAATTGAAACGGCAGTTGGAGAGGTTGGAATCAAAGTGGAATCCGTTTCTGCAGCTATCGAACAAATTCAAGCGATGGCGGAATCCGTTTCAGAAGGTTCACTCGAAGTTCAACGTCTTGCGGCAATCGCAGCAGACGGCGCAAATGATACAAGTGCAGCTACCGAAGAACAGCTTGCCGCGAATGAAGAAATAACTGCAAATGCGCAATCACTTACAGATTTAGCAGAAACTCTTCAAAACAATGTTAGTCATTTTAAAATTTAA
- a CDS encoding flagellar hook-associated protein 2 — protein MRITGLASGMDTESMIKDLMKAQRIPLDKITQKKQYTEWQLEDYRSINRKLNDFSNNLFDTMMKQSTFLAKTVNVSSPDAVSIKSVSGTSEFSGTISVSRLASQASMQSNDSIGKNIDTKLTMSKLGYIGTTGSVTINAIDAGGDLKAENTKTIIFDPSTDTLESVLKKINSESGVSAFYDSFSGKIAMTAKNSGNVVGDVEMQVSGDLATFFNLSTNNVIAEQDGNGKSGVNSKFIFNGLETERSSNSFQINGFEISLKQVTTDPTDSSKTNSVSFSSAPDTDKIVDAVKKFVDNYNKLIEELNAKVREVKYRDFQPLSTEQKADMKEKEIELWEEKAKSGTLKNESILTSMLQSMRSALNSVVEGTSGTLRLSDIGITTSKDYLTNGKLEIDETKLREAINADPNKVYEVFAKPGSTEKDTGLASKIRTSIIQSRTKLTDKAGITGAPNSTFSIGRLLKGYDDQITRFEARLKTIESRYYKQFSAMESAIQRANAQSAQLTNAFSNN, from the coding sequence GTGCGTATTACCGGATTAGCGAGTGGTATGGATACAGAGTCGATGATTAAGGATTTAATGAAGGCTCAGAGAATTCCTTTAGATAAAATAACACAGAAAAAGCAATATACTGAGTGGCAATTAGAAGATTATCGATCGATTAATAGAAAACTAAATGACTTTAGTAATAACCTTTTTGATACGATGATGAAACAATCCACATTTTTAGCTAAAACCGTGAATGTATCATCTCCAGATGCAGTTAGTATAAAAAGCGTAAGTGGAACTTCTGAATTTTCCGGAACGATTTCCGTTTCTCGTTTAGCATCCCAGGCATCTATGCAAAGCAATGATAGTATCGGGAAAAATATTGATACAAAATTGACAATGAGTAAATTAGGTTATATAGGAACAACTGGTTCGGTTACCATTAATGCGATTGATGCGGGGGGGGATTTAAAGGCGGAAAATACGAAAACAATTATTTTTGATCCTTCAACGGATACTCTGGAATCAGTATTGAAAAAGATAAATAGTGAATCTGGAGTGTCAGCTTTTTACGATTCATTTTCGGGTAAAATTGCAATGACGGCTAAAAACTCCGGAAATGTTGTTGGTGACGTTGAGATGCAAGTAAGTGGGGATTTGGCAACATTTTTTAATTTATCAACAAATAACGTTATTGCTGAACAAGATGGAAATGGGAAATCCGGTGTAAATTCAAAGTTTATTTTTAATGGTTTGGAAACAGAAAGATCTAGTAACTCCTTCCAAATTAATGGATTTGAGATATCTTTAAAACAAGTAACTACTGATCCAACGGATTCCTCAAAAACAAATTCGGTATCTTTCAGTTCTGCTCCTGATACGGATAAAATAGTGGATGCAGTTAAGAAGTTTGTTGATAATTACAATAAATTGATCGAAGAGTTAAACGCAAAAGTCCGGGAAGTAAAATATCGCGATTTCCAACCACTATCTACTGAACAAAAAGCAGATATGAAGGAAAAAGAAATTGAACTTTGGGAAGAAAAGGCAAAGAGTGGTACTCTTAAAAATGAATCAATTCTAACGAGTATGCTTCAAAGTATGCGCTCCGCATTAAACAGTGTTGTTGAAGGTACATCTGGTACTCTGCGTTTGAGTGACATCGGTATAACAACTTCTAAAGATTACTTAACGAATGGTAAATTAGAGATTGACGAAACAAAACTGAGAGAAGCGATTAATGCTGATCCAAACAAAGTATATGAAGTTTTTGCAAAACCGGGATCTACGGAAAAGGATACAGGTCTGGCTTCAAAAATTCGTACTAGTATCATTCAGAGTAGAACTAAATTAACTGATAAAGCCGGAATAACTGGTGCCCCTAATTCAACGTTTTCCATAGGGCGTTTACTTAAAGGCTACGATGATCAAATTACTCGATTCGAAGCTCGCCTTAAAACAATAGAAAGTCGTTATTACAAACAATTTTCAGCGATGGAATCGGCCATTCAACGTGCAAATGCGCAGTCTGCTCAGCTTACAAATGCATTTAGTAATAACTAA
- a CDS encoding DUF6470 family protein → MNIPKLQVQTTKAQIGLNIQKAVQQIEQPKANLDLQQPKAIQTMETTQPTLSIDTEQARADLDLMSSNRRTAEVADYGRQTALEGVARRAQEGNELMRIENGGNPIASQAMQWGRQPYSSLSIQFIPSQGSVKESFQPGTVDIRVEPQQVINNTTTNKPIHTYTPGKVTVEMLQNPSITIDWLV, encoded by the coding sequence ATGAATATTCCCAAACTTCAAGTCCAGACCACAAAAGCTCAAATCGGTTTAAACATTCAAAAGGCCGTGCAACAAATTGAACAACCGAAAGCCAATCTAGACTTACAACAGCCAAAAGCAATACAAACGATGGAAACGACACAACCCACGCTTTCCATAGATACCGAACAAGCAAGAGCTGACTTAGATTTAATGAGCTCAAACAGAAGAACTGCAGAAGTTGCAGATTACGGAAGACAAACGGCATTAGAAGGAGTTGCCAGACGAGCACAAGAAGGTAATGAGCTAATGCGAATTGAAAATGGTGGAAATCCCATAGCTAGTCAAGCAATGCAATGGGGAAGACAACCGTATTCATCTTTGTCCATTCAATTCATCCCGTCTCAAGGTAGTGTTAAAGAAAGCTTTCAACCAGGAACCGTCGATATACGAGTAGAACCACAGCAAGTAATTAATAACACAACAACCAACAAACCAATCCATACATACACGCCAGGAAAAGTAACAGTAGAGATGTTACAAAATCCCTCCATAACAATTGATTGGCTAGTATAA
- the fliS gene encoding flagellar export chaperone FliS translates to MAVNNPYKAYQQNSVTQSTPGELTLMLYNGCLKFLNQAKKGIETKDIELKNTNIQKAQNILRELMITLDMSVPVSKSMITLYEYMLNHLVEANIQNDLAKVDEVIGYTTEFRDTWKQVIQINRQKQYGSTGEI, encoded by the coding sequence ATGGCTGTGAATAATCCATACAAAGCCTATCAACAAAATAGTGTGACCCAATCTACCCCTGGTGAGTTGACACTCATGTTGTATAATGGCTGTTTGAAATTTTTGAATCAAGCTAAAAAAGGAATAGAAACGAAAGATATTGAACTAAAAAATACGAATATCCAAAAAGCACAAAATATTTTGCGTGAACTGATGATTACGCTCGATATGTCTGTACCTGTTTCTAAATCCATGATTACCTTATATGAATATATGCTTAATCATTTAGTCGAAGCAAATATTCAAAATGATCTAGCAAAAGTGGATGAAGTGATTGGATATACGACGGAATTCCGTGATACTTGGAAGCAAGTCATACAAATCAATCGTCAAAAACAATATGGCTCTACTGGTGAAATATGA
- the fliW gene encoding flagellar assembly protein FliW: protein MKLKTAYLGEIEVAESSIVNFEHGIPGFEQEKFFALLPVEDNEVFNVLQSTHTESLAFIITNPYTISNNYTFELDEATVHTLQINEEKEVAVFAIVSLKETIATSTINLKAPIVLNTTNKKAKQVILNNEEHDIRHLISTESIKG, encoded by the coding sequence ATGAAACTGAAAACTGCCTATTTGGGCGAAATAGAAGTCGCAGAATCCAGTATTGTAAATTTTGAGCATGGCATACCAGGATTTGAACAAGAAAAATTCTTCGCGTTACTTCCAGTAGAAGATAACGAAGTTTTTAACGTATTACAATCGACACATACTGAATCATTAGCATTTATCATTACAAATCCATATACAATCTCAAACAACTATACATTTGAATTAGACGAAGCAACGGTTCACACTTTGCAAATAAATGAAGAAAAAGAAGTCGCAGTATTTGCGATTGTTTCATTGAAAGAAACAATTGCAACATCTACCATCAATCTAAAAGCACCAATCGTTTTAAATACAACAAATAAAAAAGCGAAACAAGTTATTTTAAATAACGAAGAACACGACATTCGTCACCTCATTTCAACAGAAAGTATAAAAGGGTGA
- a CDS encoding C40 family peptidase has protein sequence MFKKVLLVTVLMFSFAATASASTNTLYEVKKGDSLSSIAKTYKITVNDLLTWNKLSKDSIFVKQKLIVLKPTIVKTSTKTPQTVVATKPVSPVKPQTVEKPVQVKAEELITSPGPLLDEAKPLSSNGQAIYSLSVDFAGRMQGIPYLNAGITMAGFDCSGFIYFVYTQAGLKISRQSSEGYFASSAPVTNPIVGDLVFFENTYGIGISHMGIYIGNNEFIHAGTKGVEKATLDLPYWKEHFVSFKRFHAVSVN, from the coding sequence ATGTTTAAAAAAGTGCTATTAGTAACGGTACTAATGTTCTCGTTCGCAGCGACAGCAAGTGCAAGTACTAACACGTTATATGAAGTAAAAAAAGGGGACTCTTTAAGCAGCATTGCCAAAACATATAAGATAACCGTGAACGATCTACTAACATGGAATAAGCTGTCGAAAGATAGTATTTTCGTGAAGCAAAAATTAATCGTACTAAAGCCTACAATTGTTAAGACATCAACTAAAACACCGCAAACGGTTGTAGCTACGAAACCTGTTTCACCGGTTAAACCACAAACTGTTGAGAAACCAGTTCAAGTAAAAGCAGAAGAACTTATTACAAGTCCCGGTCCTCTACTTGATGAAGCAAAACCACTATCCTCAAATGGACAAGCAATTTATAGTTTATCAGTAGATTTTGCAGGACGTATGCAAGGCATCCCATATTTGAATGCAGGTATAACAATGGCTGGCTTTGATTGTAGTGGATTTATTTATTTTGTTTATACCCAAGCGGGATTAAAGATTAGTCGTCAAAGTAGCGAGGGTTATTTTGCGAGTAGTGCTCCTGTTACAAATCCAATCGTCGGGGATTTAGTCTTTTTTGAGAATACATATGGCATAGGGATTTCCCACATGGGAATCTACATAGGTAATAATGAATTTATTCATGCAGGCACTAAAGGTGTAGAAAAGGCAACTTTAGATTTACCTTATTGGAAGGAACATTTTGTTTCATTTAAACGATTTCATGCAGTAAGTGTGAATTAG
- the flaG gene encoding flagellar protein FlaG has translation MVNRITDSAVNIPFNMITKTAEHDSFVEPIVSVSAQTSDSKENAEQDFLPAEKAKKMTDSMNKFLETTNTELRFKYHEKLNMYYVTLIDSKTDEVVREIPSKKMLDMYAAMQDFMGLFVDKKI, from the coding sequence ATGGTAAATCGTATTACTGACTCTGCTGTTAACATTCCATTTAATATGATAACTAAAACAGCAGAACACGATTCTTTTGTGGAACCTATTGTATCCGTTTCTGCTCAAACTTCCGATTCTAAAGAAAACGCAGAACAAGATTTCTTACCTGCTGAAAAAGCGAAAAAGATGACAGACAGTATGAACAAGTTTTTGGAAACGACAAATACCGAATTGCGTTTTAAATATCATGAAAAGCTGAATATGTATTATGTGACGTTAATAGACTCCAAAACAGATGAAGTAGTTCGAGAAATTCCATCAAAGAAAATGTTGGATATGTACGCAGCAATGCAGGATTTTATGGGACTTTTTGTTGATAAAAAAATATAA
- a CDS encoding putative bifunctional diguanylate cyclase/phosphodiesterase yields the protein MNTLLNSKVDSVKNRKIFDQLLEMGQLYNLTLHEALGEVCHKSSMLLEVDQVSIWMLSSDSSTLTKIASSIQMEDEVSEVHQKDYPSYFELMKEEHFWSAEQMDEHIFPISTHSNRLEFKLTDQKDFHGVLSIRYSNRREWSDDYLFVLPSIVHSIMLLVERESYKRLAMVDALTGLRNLTSFLEETTERMTKVDETMDTYFIYLKIDLFQDIQDVLGIDGADEVLKEVALRIQTLFPAPYLTARIGFDHFAVYFDTANKPQMGERYFEKADEALAKQIMVDDQEVYLTYSIGFSQFPQHGNNAKACLNAAQIALNNGRKKFSRNAQTFYQPEMYTSMSNDLHTEMNLRKGIESNEFELYYQPKVNCEDGSIAGFEALIRWNHPKLGIRGPMEFIPIAESTGLIIPIGEWVITQALKQLALWDIGHRKQYTISINISSRHFLHNDFPKYLLSQMDYYKVSPSRLVIEITESVAMMEYETVKERIHYLNELGFSVSIDDFGTGFSAFVYLQHFPIKEIKIDRQFIQEIESDEKSLSITRTIINLAEQLSLRVVSEGVETIEQWEKLKMLGCHELQGFYFSKPLNIKKIEELY from the coding sequence GTGAATACTTTATTAAACTCAAAAGTAGATAGCGTTAAAAATCGGAAGATATTTGATCAATTGTTAGAAATGGGCCAATTGTATAATCTAACTTTACATGAAGCTCTAGGTGAAGTTTGTCACAAATCGTCGATGCTCCTAGAAGTGGATCAAGTGTCGATTTGGATGCTTTCTAGTGATTCCTCTACACTTACTAAAATCGCCTCTTCTATTCAAATGGAGGATGAAGTTTCAGAGGTGCATCAAAAAGATTATCCTAGCTACTTCGAATTAATGAAAGAAGAGCATTTTTGGTCAGCAGAGCAAATGGATGAGCATATTTTTCCAATATCTACACATTCTAATCGGTTAGAGTTTAAACTTACTGATCAGAAAGACTTTCATGGAGTATTAAGTATTCGCTACTCGAACAGGAGAGAATGGTCAGATGATTATTTATTTGTACTGCCATCAATAGTTCATTCTATTATGCTATTAGTGGAAAGAGAATCATATAAAAGGCTTGCAATGGTAGACGCTTTGACAGGCCTTCGAAATTTAACTTCCTTTTTAGAAGAAACAACGGAAAGAATGACAAAAGTGGATGAAACAATGGATACCTACTTTATCTACCTTAAAATAGATCTTTTTCAAGATATTCAAGATGTACTAGGAATTGATGGGGCAGATGAAGTTTTAAAAGAGGTAGCGTTGCGAATTCAAACGCTATTTCCTGCACCTTATTTAACTGCAAGGATCGGTTTTGATCATTTTGCCGTTTATTTTGATACAGCTAATAAGCCGCAAATGGGAGAGCGATATTTTGAAAAGGCTGACGAGGCGCTTGCTAAACAAATAATGGTCGATGATCAAGAAGTATATTTAACATATTCTATTGGTTTTAGCCAATTTCCACAACATGGAAATAACGCTAAAGCTTGTTTAAATGCAGCACAAATAGCTTTAAATAATGGACGAAAGAAATTTTCAAGAAATGCACAAACTTTTTACCAACCTGAAATGTATACATCGATGTCGAATGATTTGCACACCGAGATGAATCTTCGTAAAGGGATAGAATCTAATGAGTTCGAACTATATTATCAACCAAAAGTGAACTGCGAGGACGGATCAATTGCTGGTTTTGAAGCACTTATTAGGTGGAATCATCCAAAACTCGGTATTAGAGGACCTATGGAGTTTATCCCAATTGCAGAATCGACGGGATTAATAATACCGATCGGTGAGTGGGTTATTACACAGGCATTGAAACAATTAGCATTGTGGGATATAGGACACCGCAAACAGTACACCATTTCCATTAATATTTCATCTCGACATTTTTTGCATAATGACTTTCCTAAGTACTTGTTGAGCCAAATGGACTATTACAAAGTTTCTCCAAGTCGACTAGTTATTGAGATTACGGAAAGCGTTGCGATGATGGAATATGAAACAGTGAAGGAACGAATCCATTATTTAAATGAGTTAGGATTTTCAGTTAGCATTGACGACTTCGGCACAGGTTTTTCTGCTTTTGTTTATTTGCAACATTTTCCTATAAAAGAAATTAAAATTGACCGTCAGTTTATTCAAGAAATTGAAAGTGATGAAAAGAGTTTAAGCATTACAAGGACAATTATTAATCTTGCAGAGCAACTATCGTTAAGAGTGGTTAGTGAAGGTGTAGAAACAATCGAGCAATGGGAAAAACTTAAAATGTTAGGGTGTCACGAACTACAAGGTTTTTATTTTTCAAAGCCGCTGAATATCAAAAAAATAGAAGAATTATATTAA
- a CDS encoding flagellin N-terminal helical domain-containing protein — protein MIINHNIAALNTHRQLSTATNAQSKSMEKLASGLRINKAGDDAAGLAISEKMRGQIRGLDQASKNSQDAISLIQTGEGALNETHDILQRMRELSVQSANDTTTNDDRKKIQAEVDELAKEITRVSNTTEFNTQNLLAGGLENTYQIGANKGQNISLSIKAMDAKSLGVAGSEVSTTVTSAELAKTGISSVDTTSAGGVNGKHVAIKYDDAAVAVTAGGLTSMVDDASAYTGSSDKTFTLKAAAVDGAGKVTDLQFSTDGGKNWKSATVGTNNGADWILEDGVAVKDMAVTGIAKGATGTISATAEKLTISLDNDGAGAGRIGKEVVVHNNQSSAVIGSDATDQVVTVNFDFDTVKGNLTSGAGYSAGKSTAIAQTVTESTSATIGANGTVTNEATAKGGINVSSQSKANLAIETINNAITTVSEERSKLGAVQNRLEHTINNLNTSSENLTAAESRIRDVDMAKEMMNQTKNSILSQAAQAMLAQANQQPQGVLQLLR, from the coding sequence ATGATTATCAATCACAATATTGCAGCACTTAACACACACCGTCAGTTATCAACTGCGACAAACGCACAATCTAAATCGATGGAAAAGCTTGCTTCAGGTCTTCGTATCAATAAAGCTGGAGATGATGCAGCAGGTCTAGCAATCTCTGAAAAAATGCGTGGACAAATCCGTGGGTTGGACCAAGCTTCTAAAAACTCACAAGATGCGATTTCACTTATTCAAACTGGTGAGGGTGCATTAAATGAAACTCACGATATTTTGCAAAGAATGAGAGAATTATCCGTTCAATCAGCAAATGATACAACTACAAACGATGATCGTAAAAAGATACAAGCAGAAGTTGATGAGCTTGCGAAGGAAATTACTCGTGTTTCTAATACTACAGAGTTTAATACACAAAATTTATTAGCAGGCGGATTAGAGAACACTTATCAAATTGGCGCTAATAAAGGTCAAAATATAAGTTTAAGTATTAAAGCAATGGATGCCAAATCTTTAGGTGTTGCTGGTTCTGAAGTTAGTACTACTGTCACAAGTGCAGAACTTGCTAAAACGGGAATTTCCAGTGTTGATACTACATCAGCTGGGGGAGTTAATGGGAAACATGTTGCTATAAAGTATGATGATGCCGCAGTTGCAGTTACAGCAGGTGGTCTAACATCTATGGTAGATGATGCTAGTGCATATACAGGTTCTTCTGATAAAACTTTCACATTAAAAGCTGCTGCTGTAGATGGTGCCGGAAAAGTTACTGATTTGCAATTCTCAACTGATGGAGGGAAAAACTGGAAATCAGCAACTGTTGGTACTAATAATGGAGCTGACTGGATTTTAGAAGACGGCGTTGCAGTGAAAGACATGGCAGTTACAGGTATTGCAAAAGGTGCAACAGGAACAATTTCAGCAACTGCAGAAAAGTTAACTATTTCTTTAGATAACGATGGTGCAGGTGCAGGTAGAATTGGTAAGGAAGTCGTAGTCCATAACAATCAGTCTAGTGCTGTTATTGGATCTGATGCTACTGATCAAGTTGTAACAGTTAACTTTGATTTTGATACAGTAAAAGGAAATTTAACTTCTGGAGCTGGTTATTCAGCTGGAAAATCTACTGCAATAGCTCAAACAGTAACAGAATCTACATCAGCGACTATCGGAGCAAATGGTACTGTCACTAATGAAGCAACAGCAAAAGGCGGTATAAATGTTTCAAGTCAATCTAAGGCAAACTTAGCTATTGAAACAATTAATAATGCTATTACAACTGTCTCGGAAGAGCGTTCTAAACTAGGTGCTGTACAAAATCGTCTAGAACACACAATCAATAACTTAAACACATCTTCTGAAAACCTAACTGCTGCGGAATCTCGTATCCGTGACGTAGACATGGCGAAAGAAATGATGAACCAAACTAAGAACTCAATTCTTTCTCAAGCTGCTCAAGCTATGCTTGCTCAAGCTAACCAACAACCACAAGGCGTGCTTCAATTATTACGTTAA